In Rhineura floridana isolate rRhiFlo1 chromosome 1, rRhiFlo1.hap2, whole genome shotgun sequence, the following proteins share a genomic window:
- the ATG10 gene encoding ubiquitin-like-conjugating enzyme ATG10 isoform X1, with translation MAVNLSGGGLPMERLTEKNYASWKPRMRALLIKEDLWDIIDGPPPAVLTAAWTRRDQKAQAFILLALSDSQLLHVRDVTNAKQMWDVLEALHVQQTAGSKLCLARKLYQMCFTGECEMSEHLTEFRRLFAELQDRGMEHSELQKTYLILASLDGTWNNMVMAFEAMPDGDLNVAFIEEKLSQEWQRRQEAKSAEEKQRAKLKEESSCRQENKREQQRLKSCYACGARGHLQRDCAVKRNSSEGGLKQGSVNFVCKQKPQTLAPVDWILDSGASHILIKDRSLFYASEDVHDFVSLADGSCKNVEARGLVRFDKLGILSDCLFVPELHHNMLSVRKLVSCDFSVLFHKDQCFVMRGDQVCMQGSLNDSQFKMSMGVKCADALSLMGRKGNDGQGCKQTAVKGMLSVFTAQMEEVHRELEEPSSFQAIRLMPEAEQHKWQQAMQEELQAMQKNGTWTVVKLPMGKKAVGCRWVFKKKKASSGEVQRYRARLVAKGFTQQHGTDFDAVFAPVVKHESIRVLMKLAAMQKMHINHYDIDTAFLHGDLKEEIYMDLPPGSVSQEGFVCKLHKSIYGLRQSARCWNEKLDSVLQGMGFQRCKADPCVYVQRKGTQTNICAVYVDDIMYMYHDQQEEKEFREQLGRQVDTKNLGPVTHYLGTDIVRAEDGSITLSQESKINQIIEECNMTECNVVKTPMVVAFQQNVQETPCTEPEKYRRIIGKLQYLVKVSRPDICNAVSILSRKVEHPSEADWQGIKRIVRYLKGTKTKSLVLTGAKTGGLECFVDADHAGELSSRKSTSGIVMMWHGSCIDWSSKKQTMVATSSAEAEYVALSQACNELQWFTMLMQDLGMEIQLPITVHEDNQTCIKIATSEDHTKITKHISVRYFHVRDCVQQGFVNLTFCDTNNMVADIMTKPLCEEKFGKLVKRLGMS, from the coding sequence atggctgtaaacctgtctgggggaggcttgccaatggaaagattgacggaaaagaattatgccagctggaagccgaggatgcgggctttgctgataaaagaggatttatgggacattatagatggaccccctccggcggtactgaccgcggcctggacgcgtagagatcagaaggcgcaagcttttatacttctggctctatcagactctcaactgttacacgtgagggatgttacaaacgccaaacagatgtgggacgtgttggaggccctacatgtgcaacagactgcgggatctaaattgtgtttggcaaggaagctatACCAGAtgtgcttcacgggtgagtgtgaaatgagtgagcatctcactgaattcaggcgcctatttgctgagttgcaggatcgaggcatggaacactctgaacttcagaagacctatctgatcctggcttcactcgatgggacttggaataatatggtcatggctttcgaagccatgcctgacggagatctaaacgttgcatttattgaggaaaaactgtcccaggaatggcagcggagacaagaggcgaaaagtgctgaggaaaagcaaagagccaagctgaaagaagaaagcagctgcagacaggaaaacaagcgggagcagcagcggctgaaatcttgttatgcctgtggggctcgtgggcatcttcaaagagactgtgcagtcaagcgcaactccagtgaaggaggcttgaagcagggaagtgtgaactttgtttgtaaacagaagccacaaactttagcacctgttgactggattcttgacagcggtgcaagccatatattaatcaaagacaggagtttgttttacgcTTCAGAAGACGTGCATGATTTTGTTTCACTAGCGGATGGATCATGCAAgaatgtggaagcccgaggactggtgagatttgataaacttggaatactgtcagattgtttgtttgtaccagaactgcatcataacatgttgtctgtgagaaaactggtgagttgtgatttttcagtcttgtttcacaaagaccaatgttttgtaatgaggggagatcaagtgtgcatgcagggaagccttaatgattcacagtttaaaatgtccatgggtgtgaagtgtgctgatgccttgagtttaatggggcggaaagggaatgacggtcagggctgtaaacagacagccgtaaaaggcatgctgtcggtattcactgcccagatggaggaggttcacagagaactagaagagccatcatcatttcaagcaatcaggctgatgcctgaggcagagcagcacaaatggcagcaggccatgcaggaagaattacaagccatgcaaaagaatggcacgtggacagtagtaaagttacccatgggtaaaaaggccgtaggttgcagatgggtgtttaagaagaagaaagcaagttccggggaagtacagaggtacagggcacgtttggtagccaagggattcacccagcaacatggaacagattttgatgctgttttcgccccggttgtgaaacatgagtctatTCGTGTTCTGATGAAACTAGCAGCGATGCAGAAGATGCACATTAATCATTATGATATAGACACAGCATTCCTCCATGGTGATTTAAAGGAGGAGATATACATGGatctgcctccgggttctgtgtcacaggaagggtttgtgtgcAAGTTACATAAGTCTATCTATGGATTGCGGcagagtgcacgctgctggaatgagaaattggacagtgtGTTACAAGGGATGGGATTTCAAAGGTGCAAGGCAGATCCCTGTGTATATGTCCAGAGAAAAGGAACACAAACCAATATCTGTGctgtttatgtggatgacatcaTGTACATGTATCATGATCAGCAAGAGGAAAAGGAATTCagggagcaactgggcaggcaggtggacacaaagaatttggggcctgtcacacactatttaggcacggatattgtgcgtgcagaagacggaagcataacattgagtcaggaaagtaaaataaatcaaatcatagaagaatgcaacatgacagaatgcaatgttgtgaagactccaatggttgtggctttccaacagaatgtgcaggagacgccctgtacagaacctgagaagtacaggcgcataatagggaaattgcaatatttggtgaaggtgtctcgcccagacatatgtaatgcagtcagcattttaagccggaaggtagagcatccttcagaggctgactggcagggaattaaaaggatagtgcgttatctgaaaggcacgaagacaaaaaGTCTAGTTTtgacaggagcaaagacaggaggtcttgaatgttttgtggatgcagatcatgcaggggagctgagcagtcgtaagtcaacctctggcatagttatgATGTGGCACGGATCTTGCATTGATTGGAGTAGCAAGAAACAGACtatggttgcaacatcaagtgcagaagcagagtatgtggccttatcccaggcctgtaatgagttgcaatggttcacaatgctcatgcaggatttAGGCATGGAGATACAACTACCAATCACTGtacatgaagacaatcagacttgcatcaagatagccacatcagaagatcataccaaaataacaaaacatattagtgtcagatactttcacgtaagggattgtgtgcagcaggggttcgttaacctgacattctgtgacactaacaacatggtggctgacataatgaccaagccgttGTGTGAGGAGAAGTTTGGAAAACTGGTAaaaaggcttggaatgagttga